A stretch of Larus michahellis chromosome Z, bLarMic1.1, whole genome shotgun sequence DNA encodes these proteins:
- the C1QTNF3 gene encoding complement C1q tumor necrosis factor-related protein 3, translating into MAEKDFISWHLLALFFLPFCLCQDEYMEVSRRSYKPVAKVLQSHHQTGHKGSRSREILKQRSQLIEWTVDNSTSTDQKVLRPEVDDVELTTSDRVQPPQTGPQNPDCSSCCRGDFGVRLYQGPPGPPGPPGMPGNHGNNGNNGATGQEGAKGEKGDKGDMGPRGERGHHGPKGEKGYPGIPPELQVAFMASMATHFSNQNSGIIFSSVETNVGNFFDVMTGRFGAPVNGVYFFTFNMMKHEDVEEVYVYLMHNGNTVFSLYSYESKGKADTSGNSAVLKLAKGDEVWLRMGNGALHGDHQRFSTFAGFLLFETK; encoded by the exons ATGGCAGAGAAGGATTTCATCAGTTGGCATCTactggctttattttttcttccattttgcctGTGTCAAGATGAATACATGGAGGTGAGCAGAAGATCTTATAAACCAGTGGCCAAAGTATTGCAAAGTCACCACCAGACTGGCCATAAAGGTTCCAGAAGCAGGGAAATATTGAAACAGCGGAGTCAACTTATAGAGTGGACTGTTGATAATAGCACTTCTACAGACCAAAAAGTCCTGAGACCAGAGGTAGATGATGTAGAACTGACTACCTCAGATAGAGTCCAG CCCCCACAAACCGGACCGCAGAATCCAGACTGTAGTTCCTGCTGCCGTGGTGACTTTGGAGTTCGACTCTACCAAGGGCCCCCAGGACCTCCTGGGCCCCCTGGGATGCCAG GAAATCATGGAAACAATGGAAATAATGGCGCAACTGGCCAGGAAGGAGCCAAAGGTGAGAAAGGAGACAAAGGAGATATGGGACCAAGGGGAGAGCGTGGCCATCATGGACCCAAAGGCGAGAAGGGTTACCCTGGGATTCCCCCAGAGCTACAG GTCGCATTCATGGCTTCCATGGCTACTCACTTCAGCAACCAGAACAGTGGGATCATCTTCAGCAGTGTCGAAACCAATGTTGGGAATTTTTTCGATGTCATGACTGGGAGATTTGGTGCTCCAGTGAATG GGGTGTATTTCTTCACCTTCAATATGATGAAACATGAAGATGTGGAGGAAGTGTATGTGTACCTGATGCATAATGGTAATACTGTTTTCAGCTTATATAG CTATGAATCAAAAGGGAAAGCAGACACTTCAGGAAACAGTGCAGTGCTAAAACTTGCCAAGGGAGATGAAGTTTGGCTGCGAATGGGAAATGGAGCCCTCCACGGGGACCATCAACGCTTCTCTACATTtgctgggtttcttctttttgaaaccaagtaa